The following are encoded together in the Flavobacterium haoranii genome:
- a CDS encoding DUF559 domain-containing protein, with product MSFCIECGCNISQSVFEYSLNNMGHPLCMNHQKWLNAIFYNSSTTPHAIELYFALKRRGVPAELEKWDGYKTIDIAVTDAKVNIEVDGKHHNYNHQQALSDLKRTYFSFQKGYLTLRIPNSLVEWSIEETADYITGFLIESKNRKY from the coding sequence ATGAGTTTTTGTATAGAATGTGGTTGTAATATAAGCCAAAGCGTTTTTGAATATTCTTTAAACAATATGGGACATCCATTATGTATGAATCATCAAAAATGGTTAAATGCTATTTTTTATAATAGTTCAACAACACCTCATGCAATTGAATTGTATTTTGCTTTAAAAAGAAGAGGAGTACCAGCTGAATTAGAAAAATGGGATGGATATAAAACAATTGACATTGCAGTCACTGATGCTAAAGTAAATATCGAAGTAGATGGAAAACATCACAATTATAATCATCAACAAGCACTCAGCGATTTAAAGCGTACTTACTTTAGTTTTCAAAAAGGTTATTTAACGTTAAGAATACCTAATAGTTTAGTGGAATGGAGTATTGAAGAAACAGCTGATTATATTACTGGATTTTTAATTGAAAGTAAGAATAGGAAATATTAA